DNA sequence from the Teretinema zuelzerae genome:
GTTGAAAAAGGCCGGGATTACGCGATCAATCTGAAATTGGACCTTGAAATTTCGGAAAGTCCGGAAATCTCCGACAGCCCTGAAAAAAAGGAATAAAAAGTTCAAGTTTTTTCCGATCGGTACCGAATATCTAGTTATCGGGCAGTTCAGTTCCCCTCCCACCCACTGACTGTCCGAAAGCCTGATGGGCGGGCCGGTTGAAATACACCGGCCTTTTGTTTTTTAAAGCAGTTCGATCGAGCCGGCCCGAAAAGACGCCCCGGCGCGATTCCCTTGTAACAAAGACCGCTTTATGATTTTATTACATATATGTTTGGCAGAAAAAACCGAAATTCCCTGATTCCCCTGATGCTGATTCTCTTCTTCTCCGCCCTCGGAGGAGCGTTGATCGGACTCAACGTAGCCCTGGTCCGCAACCTGAAAAACAACGAACATTTTACCGAATTCAATCCCGCGCTCCCTACGCGCATCCTGGATATAAACGGCGAACTCATCACGGAATTCGCATCGGACGAAAAAAGGGAACTGATCACCCTGGACGCCCTGCCGCCTCATATGATCAACGCTCTGCTTACCCGCGAAGACCAGATTTTCTACAAACACAATGGATTCAGCGTAAAAGCCCTTGCTCGCGCGGTCTTCGGACAACTGACCGGGCGATCGCTCGGCGGCGGAAGCACGATCACGCAGCAGGTCGCCGGTACTCTGTATCTCGACCGGAGCGAAATCTCGATAACCAGAAAGATTAAAGAACTATGGTGGGCGCTCCAGCTTGAACGGAGATACTCGAAGGATGAAATCCTCGAACTCTATCTCAACAAAATGTATTTCGGAGGCGGAACCTACGGAGTCAACGCGGCGTCGAAGTTCTACTTCGGACATCCCGCTACGGAGATCACTCCGGCGGAAGCCGCGATTCTCGTAATCCAGCTCTCGAATCCCGCGTTCTACAATCCCTTCCAACACCCGAACCGCGCGATGGACAGGCAGAAGGAAGTGCTCCGCCAGATGGTGGAAATCGGCTATCTGGGCGAGCGCGAAGCGGACGAATCGTTCGACGACTATTGGGCCAATTTCGACTTTACCCGAACAGCCACCTCGGCATACCTCACCCGCGACGATAAGGCCCGCTGGTTCTCCGAGTACGTGCGCCGGGAACTCGAAACGATGATGTACGGCACGATGGACATCTATTCCGGCGGATACACGGTCCATACGACATTAAATCTCGCGCACCAGGCCGCAGCGGAAGAAATCATGAAAAAATCCCTGGAAACCGCGAACAAACGGTTCCGGCAATCGAGCACTGCCCGCTTCGCCCAGGGCGACGAATACGCCCAGATCACCGAGCTGATGGCCTTCGCCTTCAACATTCCCCAGCTTGCCGTCTCCGCCGAACGCCTGCAGGTAAAAAGCCTCTCCCGCTACCGCAACCAGATCAATCCGGTCGTCGACATGCTCTCGCTGATCACGGGACTGGACGCGCTGAAGATTGAAACCAACAAGGCGAACGCGAATCAACAGGCGGCCGCCGCTAAAACGACGGTCGAAGGAGCCCTGATAACGCTGGACAACAGCACCGGATACATCACCGCGATGGTCGGGGGCAGCAAATTCGATCAGTCGAACCAGATCATCCGCGCGACCCAGGCCTCCGTTCAGCCGGGAAGCACCTTCAAGCCGCTGTATTATTCGGCCGCCATCGATACAAGGAAGTTCACTTCAGGAACCATGATCAGCGATACTCCGGTGGTGTTCTACAACGAAGACGGACGTCCCTACACCCCGCTTAATTTCAAGGGCGAATGGAAGGGCACCGTCCTCTTGTGGCAGGCCCTCGCGAACTCGATGAACGTGCCGTCCATCAAGGTTCTGGACGGCATCGGCTTCGACGCCGCCATCAACCGCGCGGCGGCGCTTCTGGGGTATACGGACAAGTCGGAAATCCAGAAGGTATTCCCCCGGGTTCACTCGATCGGACTGGGAGTCATCAGCGTAGCGCCTATACAGATGGCGAAGGCCTTCGGCATTTTCGGAAACCAGGGAAAGGAAGTCACGCCGATCGCTATCCGCTCGGTCGAGGACAGGAACGGAAAAACCATCCTCGACCCGGAAAAGGAGCTTCGCCTCGAACAAAAGCGGAAGGGCAGCGCCATACAGATCATCAGTCCGCAGAATGCATGGATCATGACCGACCTGTTGAAGAACACCATACAGGCAGGAACTCTCGGCTGGGCCTCGGGATACGAGCGGAAGTTCACCTTTAAGGACCAGAACGGAAAATCCTTCGTCATGCCCGCGGCCGGCAAAACAGGCACGACCCAGAACTGGGCTGACGCCTGGACGGTCGGATACACGCCCTACTATACCACCGCCATCTGGTTCGGCTTCGACAGGCGCGGGCTGTCGCTCGGACTCGACAACACGGGAGCGACCCTTGCGGGCCCCGCATGGGCAGACTATATGAGCGACATCCATCAGGGCTTGCCGTTCCGCGATTTCGTGAAGCCTCAAACCGGCCTCGTCAGCGCCCGCGTCTGCGCGAAATCCGGGTTATTGCCCACGGACGACTGCGACGACGGCGCGGTAGACTTGTATTTTCTCGAAGGAACGCAGCCGACTCGCTATTGCGATTATCATGAAAATAACCAAAACTTGAAGAGGGTCTCCATCGATCGGCTTCAGCGCGAAAGCTACGCAGTCGGTCAGCGGCCGATAGAAATAGATTCGTCTTCGCTGGCCCTCGATCCGCTGATTTTCGAAGATCCCGAACCCTCCGCGCGCGCGGTGAAAGCCGCAGCCCGCAAAAATAACAGCGGCGCCGCTCAGCCTGCCGACGAAGGCAGCGGAGTCCAAAATGAAGAAGTTCTCCAATCGGCGGAAGAGGCGGCTCTTCCGGAAGCTGCGGAACAGATAGAGGAAAAAAGTCCAGAGATGGACTTCAATCCCCTGCTTGAATAATGAAAAAAGTTTTATAAGGAGGAAGCCATGCTGATTTCCCTCGCAGATATAAAAGTAAAAAGAAGAGTGCGCCATAAGGCGGAGGATCTGGAATCTCTGATGGAAAGCATGCGCCGCTACGGGCTCCTGAATCCCGTCACGTTGAACTCGCGCCTCGTGCTCATCGCCGGCGAAAGAAGGCTGGAAGCCGCTAAGCTGCTCGGATGGCACAGCATCGACGCGGTGATTCTCGACGAGACCGATCCGATATCCGAGCTTGAAATTGAAATCGAAGAAAACACGACCCGCTCGCCTTTTACCGATCAGGAATTGATGGAGGCCTATACCAGGCTGGAACGCCTGCGTAATCCCGGCTTTTTCGCCCGCCTTTGGAGGGCGATCATGAGGTTCTTCTCTTTTATCTTTTCGCTTTTCAAGGGCCGCAGGAGCTGAGCGGATTTTTCGCGCTCCGCTATGAAAAAAACGGGCTGTCCGGTACGATGCCGGACAGCCCGTTTTTCGTTTTTATGCGAGGCCGGAATTACGCGGTTATCACCCGAACGAATTTCTTTTTTCCGGCGCGGAGCACCACTTCGCCGTCCGAATCCAATACGTCGGATCGCACGACTGCCTTGACGTCTGAAACGGCCGCGTCCCCGATAGACGCTCCGCCCTGTTCAACCAGACGCCTGGCGTCGCTCTTTGTTCCCGCGAGCTTCGCGTCGAAGAAGAGATCGAGCACGCCGATTCCTGCTTCGAACCGCGACCGGGGAATCTCGACGGTAGGCATCGAGGCTTTATCTCCGCCGCCGCCGAACGCAGCACGGGCTCCGGCAAGAGCCTTGTCGGCTTCTTCTTTTCCGTGGATTTCCTTGGTTACTTCCCATGCGAGCCGTTCTTTCGCCTCGTTGATGTTTCCCGCCATGAGGGCGTCGATTTCCCCTACCGGAAGGAAGGAGAACAGGAGAAGGAACTTCCGGGTGTCCGCGTCGGAGACGTTGCGCCAATACTGGAAGAACTCGTACGGAGTCGTAACCGCGGGATCAAGAAACAGCGCGCCCTTCTCGGTCTTTCCCATCTTCTTGCCGTCGCTCGTGGTGATGAGCGGGAAGGTCAAACCGTACACCTGGTTGCCGTTGATGCGGCGGACGAGTTCGATTCCGGCGACGATGTTTCCCCACTGGTCGTCTCCGCCGATCTGGAGAGCCGTGCCGTGGCGTTCATTGAGCTTGAGAAAATCGTAGCTCTGCAGCAGCTGATAGTTGAACTCTACGAAGGAGAGTCCCGTCTCCAGCCGTTTTTTGTACGCTTCGAAGGTGAGCATGCGGTTAACGGAAAAGTGGGAGCCGATGTCCCGAAGAAAATCGATATAATTGAGGTCGGCAAGCCAGTGCTTATTGTTGTCCAGATACGCGGTCTTGCCGTCGAATCCGAGGAAGCGGTCGAGCTGGCGGCCGATGGCCTCCGAGTTTGCGTCGATCTGATCATAAGTGATCATTTTGCGCATCTCTGTTTTTCCGGAAGGATCGCCGATACGGGCGGTTCCGCCGCCCACGAGGGCGATGCCGATGTGTCCGGCTTCGCGGAGGTGTCTCAGCGCGAAAAAAGGAACCATGTGTCCGATGTGGAGGCTCGACCCCGTCGGATCGCAGCCCACGTAAAACGTCACGGGCCCTGAATCCATGAGTCGGGAAAGACCTTCGACGTCCGTGCATTGCTGGAAAAATCCGCGTTCTTTGAGGGTTTCAAGTGCCTTGTTCATAATGGGAAACAGTATAGCGGTTTCGCTTTTTTTTGTATACCGAAACAGTTGTCAGCTTTGATTGCTTCCGAACAAGGCCCTCGCATGGTTCGCGGATTTTTCCTTAAAAAATCCGCGTTCTTTGAGGGTTTCAAGTGCCTTGTTCATAATGGGAAATAGTATAGCGGTTTCGCTTTTTTTTGTATACCGAAACAGTTGTCAGCTTTGATTGCTTCCGAACAAGGCCCTTGCATGGTTCGCGGATAAAAACAGTATAGCGGTTTCGCTTTTTTTTGTATACAATGAGGTTATGATTCATGGATTCCTGAAAACAGCGGCCGCGACGCCCGTTTGCACGGTAGCGGATTGCGGAGAAAACACCGCTAACATCCTCTCGCTCATTCAAAGCGCGGCCGCGGACGGAGTGCGCCTCGTCGTATTCCCCGAGCTGTGCGTAACCGGATACACCTGCGGAGATCTGTTTTCGCAGGATCTGCTGGGAAGAGTCGCCGAGTCGGCCGTCCGCCTCATCGCGGAGAAAACGAAGGATCTTGCGATAACCAGCGTCGTCGGTTTTCCCTTTCAGTTCAGAAACGCCCGATATAACTGCGCGGCGGTAATAGCCGGCGGGAAGATTCGCGGAATCGTGCCGAAAACCAATATCCCGAATTACGGCGAATTCTATGAAACGCGCCATTTTGCTCCGGCGCCCGCAGAAACCGCCATGATTCCCGCGGGAATCTTCGGCTCCTGCGAAGTTCCCTTCGGAACGAAGCTGCTGTTCTGCGACGAGCGGGACGAAGAAATCGCGTTCGCCGTAGAAATCTGCGAAGACCTGTGGGTGCCGAACCCGCCGTCCTCGGCTCACAGCGCCGCAGGCGCCCTCGTCGTCGCAAACCTTTCGGCAAGCGATGAAACGGTCGGAAAAAAGGAATACCGGAAAAATCTCGCAGCATCGCAGTCGGGCCGATGCGTGGGCGGCTACATATACGCGGACGCAGGCCCCGGAGAATCGACGACGGACATGGTGTTCGCGGGACACTGCCTCATCGCCGAATACGGATCGATCCTCGCCGAAAGCCCCCGCTTCGAACACGGACTCGTCAAAACGGAAATCGATCTCGGCCGGCTCCTGTACGAACGCCGGAGAATGAACACCTACCCGAAAAACGAGGATTCAGGATATCTTCGAGTATCGATGCCCCTCGTACCTTCCGGGCAAAGCGCATCGCAGGGCCAGAGTCCGCGCGCCCTCCTCAGAAAAATCGATCCGAGACCCTTCGTTCCCTCATCCCGGTCAAACCTTACCGAAAGATGCGAGGAAGTCTTCTCCATACAAACTGCGGGATTGATGAAGCGGCTCTCGCACACCGTCTCGAAATCCGCCGTTATCGGCGTGTCAGGCGGGCTTGACTCAACCCTCGCCCTTTTGGTGACCGTTCGATCGTTCGACCGGCTCGGTCTGCCGAGAACCGGCATCCGGACGATCACGATGCCGGGCTTCGGAACCACCGGCCGCACGAGGAGCAACGCCCTCAAGCTCGCCGAGCTCCTGGGAACCGCGACCGAAGAAATTAAAATCCACAAGGCAGTCAACCAGCACTTCCTCGACATAGGGCAAAATCCCGAAACGCGCGACATAACCTACGAAAATTCCCAGGCCCGCGAGCGCACCCAGATTCTGATGGACAAGGCGAACATGCTCGGCGCACTGGTCATCGGCACCGGGGACCTCTCGGAGCTCGCCCTCGGCTGGGCAACATACAACGGCGACCACATGTCGATGTACGGAGTGAACGCATCGATACCCAAAACCCTCGTCCGCCATCTGGTGGCCTGGTGCGCGGACAACCCCGAACTCATGCTCGAACGCGGAACCCCGAATGCGGCGGGAAGCGAAGCAGACACCGAAACGCTCCGCAAGAAAAACGCCAAAAAACTCGCCGCAACCCTCCAGTCCATTCTGGATACGCCGGTCAGCCCCGAACTTCTTCCCGCCGAAGACGGAGAGATTTCCCAAAAAACCGAACACATCGTCGGGCCCTACGAACTCCACGATTTCTTCCTCTATCATTTGGTCCGCTGGGGAGCATCCCCTGCGAAAATTCTCTACCTGGCGGAAAACGCCTTCTCAGGCGATGCAGGCGAGGAAGCCGAATCTTCCGGCCGATCCGTGTATGCAAGAGAGGAAATCCTCAAGTGGATGAAGGTGTTCTATAGAAGGTTTTTCAGCCAGCAGTTCAAGCGTTCATGCCTTCCGGACGGTCCCAAGGTGGGAAGCGTCACCCTTTCGCCCCGTTCGGACTGGAGAATGCCGAGCGACGCGAGCGCCGCCCTCTGGCTCAAAGAACTGGAAACGCTGGGATAAGGGCCGGTTATTCGGGGAGAAAGCTTCGGTAGTCGGCCAGATGGGCCGGCAGGGTTTCGTACGGCTTCAACCCGTAGGGGCATCGCTTGGCGCACAAGCCGCATTTCGTGCAGTCCTCGATCCGGCTCATCAGCTCCCGCCACTCGGGGGTAAGCCACTGGGCAGGAGGAGACCGCCGCAACAGCTCTCTCATGCGGTTCGCGTTGTTTATAGGGATGTTCGCGGGACACGGAAGGCAGTAGCCGCAGCCCCGGCAAAAATTTCCCGCCAGCTCAGCGCGGTCCTTTTCAATCATGGCTGATAACTCGTCATCGAGCACGGGAGGCTCGCGTTCGAGCGCGAGAAACTCCTCGAGCTCGCT
Encoded proteins:
- the tyrS gene encoding tyrosine--tRNA ligase, which translates into the protein MNKALETLKERGFFQQCTDVEGLSRLMDSGPVTFYVGCDPTGSSLHIGHMVPFFALRHLREAGHIGIALVGGGTARIGDPSGKTEMRKMITYDQIDANSEAIGRQLDRFLGFDGKTAYLDNNKHWLADLNYIDFLRDIGSHFSVNRMLTFEAYKKRLETGLSFVEFNYQLLQSYDFLKLNERHGTALQIGGDDQWGNIVAGIELVRRINGNQVYGLTFPLITTSDGKKMGKTEKGALFLDPAVTTPYEFFQYWRNVSDADTRKFLLLFSFLPVGEIDALMAGNINEAKERLAWEVTKEIHGKEEADKALAGARAAFGGGGDKASMPTVEIPRSRFEAGIGVLDLFFDAKLAGTKSDARRLVEQGGASIGDAAVSDVKAVVRSDVLDSDGEVVLRAGKKKFVRVITA
- a CDS encoding penicillin-binding protein 1A produces the protein MFGRKNRNSLIPLMLILFFSALGGALIGLNVALVRNLKNNEHFTEFNPALPTRILDINGELITEFASDEKRELITLDALPPHMINALLTREDQIFYKHNGFSVKALARAVFGQLTGRSLGGGSTITQQVAGTLYLDRSEISITRKIKELWWALQLERRYSKDEILELYLNKMYFGGGTYGVNAASKFYFGHPATEITPAEAAILVIQLSNPAFYNPFQHPNRAMDRQKEVLRQMVEIGYLGEREADESFDDYWANFDFTRTATSAYLTRDDKARWFSEYVRRELETMMYGTMDIYSGGYTVHTTLNLAHQAAAEEIMKKSLETANKRFRQSSTARFAQGDEYAQITELMAFAFNIPQLAVSAERLQVKSLSRYRNQINPVVDMLSLITGLDALKIETNKANANQQAAAAKTTVEGALITLDNSTGYITAMVGGSKFDQSNQIIRATQASVQPGSTFKPLYYSAAIDTRKFTSGTMISDTPVVFYNEDGRPYTPLNFKGEWKGTVLLWQALANSMNVPSIKVLDGIGFDAAINRAAALLGYTDKSEIQKVFPRVHSIGLGVISVAPIQMAKAFGIFGNQGKEVTPIAIRSVEDRNGKTILDPEKELRLEQKRKGSAIQIISPQNAWIMTDLLKNTIQAGTLGWASGYERKFTFKDQNGKSFVMPAAGKTGTTQNWADAWTVGYTPYYTTAIWFGFDRRGLSLGLDNTGATLAGPAWADYMSDIHQGLPFRDFVKPQTGLVSARVCAKSGLLPTDDCDDGAVDLYFLEGTQPTRYCDYHENNQNLKRVSIDRLQRESYAVGQRPIEIDSSSLALDPLIFEDPEPSARAVKAAARKNNSGAAQPADEGSGVQNEEVLQSAEEAALPEAAEQIEEKSPEMDFNPLLE
- a CDS encoding NAD(+) synthase; protein product: MIHGFLKTAAATPVCTVADCGENTANILSLIQSAAADGVRLVVFPELCVTGYTCGDLFSQDLLGRVAESAVRLIAEKTKDLAITSVVGFPFQFRNARYNCAAVIAGGKIRGIVPKTNIPNYGEFYETRHFAPAPAETAMIPAGIFGSCEVPFGTKLLFCDERDEEIAFAVEICEDLWVPNPPSSAHSAAGALVVANLSASDETVGKKEYRKNLAASQSGRCVGGYIYADAGPGESTTDMVFAGHCLIAEYGSILAESPRFEHGLVKTEIDLGRLLYERRRMNTYPKNEDSGYLRVSMPLVPSGQSASQGQSPRALLRKIDPRPFVPSSRSNLTERCEEVFSIQTAGLMKRLSHTVSKSAVIGVSGGLDSTLALLVTVRSFDRLGLPRTGIRTITMPGFGTTGRTRSNALKLAELLGTATEEIKIHKAVNQHFLDIGQNPETRDITYENSQARERTQILMDKANMLGALVIGTGDLSELALGWATYNGDHMSMYGVNASIPKTLVRHLVAWCADNPELMLERGTPNAAGSEADTETLRKKNAKKLAATLQSILDTPVSPELLPAEDGEISQKTEHIVGPYELHDFFLYHLVRWGASPAKILYLAENAFSGDAGEEAESSGRSVYAREEILKWMKVFYRRFFSQQFKRSCLPDGPKVGSVTLSPRSDWRMPSDASAALWLKELETLG
- a CDS encoding ParB N-terminal domain-containing protein — protein: MLISLADIKVKRRVRHKAEDLESLMESMRRYGLLNPVTLNSRLVLIAGERRLEAAKLLGWHSIDAVILDETDPISELEIEIEENTTRSPFTDQELMEAYTRLERLRNPGFFARLWRAIMRFFSFIFSLFKGRRS